In Neosynechococcus sphagnicola sy1, the sequence ACTGCTACAAGCCACTAAAAATAGGAGTCCGACACTGCTTACGGAGATCAAAAGGGTCTGGTATGAACGCATGACTATTTCTCCTGGAAAAGACGTTGAAAAAAGTCCTCAAGCTGTGGCAATTTTGGCCTGACTTGGCTTGTTGAGGGGAGAGATCGCCGTTTGCACATTTGCCTTCTCCGCCGCCTCTGTGACATCCTTTAAAGTGACATCTAAGGCGCTCAACTTATTCGGGTCTACCAGTACTTGATACTGACGGACATCCCCACCAAAAATCACAACTTGAGCAATTCCAGGAACAGCTAACAGACGGTTTTTGACTTGCCAGTCTACAATCCGCCGCACCTCCATCAGGTCGATTTTGGATTGGGTTGCCTCTCTGGCATTCTGCTGCTCTACTGTGAACGCATATTTGACGATTTCGCCGATGGGAGAACTGGTCGGGGTAATTTGGGGTGTTAAAACGCTACTGGGAAGCTGACCTTGAGCTTGCTGCAAGCGTTCGGTGACAAGCTGACGGGCGCGATAAATGTCGGTGCCCCAGTTAAAGGTCATTCTGATCACCGAAATGCCCACGGCTGAGGAC encodes:
- a CDS encoding efflux RND transporter permease subunit, coding for MFNWLNTLVKWSIAQRWLVVIASLLISLWGIRVITQMPLDVFPSFAPPQVEIQTEAPGLAPEEVEALVTRPIESAMNGTPGAETVRSSSAVGISVIRMTFNWGTDIYRARQLVTERLQQAQGQLPSSVLTPQITPTSSPIGEIVKYAFTVEQQNAREATQSKIDLMEVRRIVDWQVKNRLLAVPGIAQVVIFGGDVRQYQVLVDPNKLSALDVTLKDVTEAAEKANVQTAISPLNKPSQAKIATA